A window of the Cucurbita pepo subsp. pepo cultivar mu-cu-16 chromosome LG01, ASM280686v2, whole genome shotgun sequence genome harbors these coding sequences:
- the LOC111798134 gene encoding calumenin-like — MNRVSIIIYITVAILLFLLISHSPKKTPDHRHRRLHLRSNFTFDPSHNRRHNHHEAVPFDPLVADIERRREDRQWEKQYVEEHHPEMAAHLTESAPGEESQPEWEDFANAEDYINDDNRFNVTDRLTLLFPKIDINPHDDFVTVDELTEWNLQQAERETLHRTRRELETHDKNHDGLISFSEYEPPSWIRNSDNNSFGYDMGWWKLEHFNASDADGDGLLNLAEFNDFLHPADSKNPKLLHWLCEEEIRERDSDKDGKINFNEFFHGLFDMVRNFDENHNSSHHLEDARDGPARNLFNVLDKDNDGYLSDEELLPIIGKIHPTEHYYAKQQAEYILQQADANKDGRLTLEEMINHPYVFYSAIFNEDDEDDYDLHDEFR, encoded by the exons ATGAACAGAGTTTCCATTATCATATACATTACAGTTgccattcttctttttcttctcatttccCACTCGCCCAAGAAAACCCCAGATCACCGCCATCGCCGCCTCCATCTTCGCTCCAACTTCACTTTTGACCCTTCGCACAATCGCAGACACAACCATCACGAGGCGGTGCCGTTCGACCCTCTCGTCGCCGACATTGAGCGCCGTCGTGAAGACCGGCAATGGGAGAAGCAATATGTGGAAGAACACCATCCAGAGATGGCTGCGCATTTGACGGAATCGGCCCCTGGTGAAGAATCGCAGCCCGAGTGGGAGGATTTTGCGAATGCCGAGGATTATATCAATGATGATAATAGGTTCAATGTGACCGATCGGCTGACGTTGCTGTTTCCGAAGATTGATATTAATCCACATGATGATTTTGTCACTGTCGATGAGTTGACTGAGTGGAATTTGCAGCAGGCCGAGAGGGAAACTTTGCATAGGACTCGAAGGGAGTTGGAGACGCATGATAAGAATCATGATGGGCTTATTTCGTTTTCAGAGTACGAGCCCCCCAGTTGGATTCGCAATTCAG ATAACAATTCCTTTGGGTATGATATGGGTTGGTGGAAACTTGAACATTTTAATGCATCGGATGCGGATGGAGATGGTCTTTTGAATTTGGCCGAGTTCAACGA CTTTCTGCACCCAGCTGACAGCAAAAACCCAAAGCTACTTCATTGGCTGTGTGAGGAAGAAATAAG GGAGAGAGATTCAGACAAGGACGGAAAGATTAACTTCAACGAGTTTTTCCATGGACTCTTTGACATGGTGAGAAATTTTGATGAGAATCACAATTCTTCACATCATTTAGAAGATGCTAGGGATGGCCCCGCCAGAAACTTGTTCAACGTGCTAGACAAAGATAATGACGG ATACCTTTCTGATGAAGAGCTGCTACCCATAATCGGAAAAATCCACCCTACAGAGCATTACTATGCAAAACAACAAGCGGAATATATCTTACAGCAG GCGGATGCAAATAAAGATGGACGTCTCACCTTGGAAGAAATGATTAATCATCCATACGTATTTTACAGCGCCATTTTCAACGAAGATGACGAGGATGATTATGATCTCCACGATGAGTTTCGTTAA
- the LOC111798140 gene encoding transcription factor SRM1, whose amino-acid sequence MTVDEAGSSSLWSLEQDKAFENALASHPEDDSDRWEKIAADVPGKTVEEIKHHYELLVEDVNLIESGCVPLPSYSSSSDGSASHAGDEGTTKKNGHFGHCNGDSNHGSKTSRSDQERRKGIAWTEDEHRLFLLGLDKYGKGDWRSISRNFVVTRTPTQVASHAQKYFIRLNSMNKERRRSSIHDITSVTNGDVSAAQGPITGQANGSVAAPSGKPTKQPPQPAAGPPGVGMYGGPTIGQPVGGPVVSAVGTPVNIPAPAHMAYGVRAPVPGTVVPGAPVNMGPMTYPMPHTSAHR is encoded by the exons ATGACTGTTGATGAAGCTGGAAGTAGCTCCTTGTGGAGTTTAGAACAGGATAAGGCATTTGAGAATGCACTTGCTAGTCATCCCGAGGATGATTCGGATCGTTGGGAGAAAATTGCAGCCGATGTACCGGGAAAAACTGTAGAAGAGATTAAACATCATTATGAGCTCTTAGTTGAGGATGTGAATCTAATCGAATCGGGGTGTGTGCCTCTTCCTTCTTATAGTTCTTCTTCAGATGGTTCGGCTAGCCATGCTGGTGATGAAGGAACGACTAAGAAAAATGGCCATTTTGGGCACTGTAATGGTGATTCAAATCATGGAAGTAAGACTTCGAGGTCGGATCAGGAACGTCGTAAAGGGATTGCTTGGACAGAGGATGAACACAG ATTGTTTCTACTTGGTCTCGATAAATATGGGAAAGGAGACTGGCGGAGCATATCTCGAAACTTCGTAGTCACAAGAACACCGACGCAAGTGGCGAGCCATGCACAAAAATACTTCATCCGTTTGAACTCAATGAACAAAGAAAGGAGGCGATCCAGTATCCACGATATCACTAGTGTCACAAACGGAGATGTCTCAGCCGCCCAAGGACCGATCACCGGTCAAGCAAATGGCTCTGTAGCAGCTCCTTCTGGAAAACCAACAAAACAGCCTCCTCAACCTGCAGCTGGTCCTCCTGGTGTGGGAATGTATGGTGGTCCAACCATTGGACAGCCAGTGGGCGGACCAGTCGTCTCAGCTGTTGGCACCCCTGTCAATATCCCTGCTCCAGCTCACATGGCGTATGGGGTTCGAGCCCCAGTGCCCGGCACGGTGGTTCCCGGTGCACCTGTAAACATGGGTCCGATGACATATCCGATGCCACACACATCTGCTCATAGGTAA
- the LOC111789857 gene encoding GEM-like protein 7, protein MEASLHRHVIGFPLGSAALQVEQSVKRILPDLAGQYNISPSDGKYPSKQCSKISVLSRVNKLGKKADKFAHGVREHVRLGSNISEIVKGKLSLGARILQVGGLRKIYKQLFSDGDSEKLLKAAQCYLSTTAGPIAGLLFISTDKIAFCSDRSIKVSSSAGELIRFHYKVVIPVGKIERINESENVKKPSQKYIEIVTVDNFEFWFMGFLNYHKTLQYLQNLISQECKNC, encoded by the exons ATGGAAGCTTCACTGCATAGACATGTTATTGGATTTCCACTTGGCTCAGCAGCATTGCAGGTCGAGCAATCGGTTAAAAGAATCTTACCTGATCTTGCTGGCCAGTACAACATTTCCCCCTCAGATGGTAAATATCCATCAAAACAAT GTAGTAAAATTTCAGTGCTCAGCAGGGTGAATAAGCTTGGTAAAAAAGCAGACAAGTTTGCACATGGAGTCCGAGAACATG TGAGATTGGGATCCAACATCTCAGAAATTGTTAAGGGAAAGTTGAGCTTAGGAGCTAGAATTCTTCAAGTAGGTggtttgagaaaaatatacaAGCAATTGTTTAGTGATGGAGATAGCGAGAAATTGTTGAAGGCTGCTCAATGCTATCTGTCAACCACAGCTGGACCCATTGCAGGTCTGCTCTTCATATCCACAGATAAGATTGCCTTCTGCAGTGACAGATCCATCAAAGTTTCTTCCTCCGCAGGAGAGCTAATTCGATTCCATTACAAG GTAGTGATTCCAGTaggaaaaatagagagaatcAATGAGAGTGAGAATGTGAAGAAGCCTTCACAGAAGTACATAGAAATAGTTACAGTTGATAATTTTGAGTTCTGGTTCATGGGGTTCTTAAATTATCACAAAACTCTTcaatatcttcaaaatttgatctCTCAAGAATGCAAGAACTGCTAG